The following coding sequences are from one Lolium rigidum isolate FL_2022 chromosome 6, APGP_CSIRO_Lrig_0.1, whole genome shotgun sequence window:
- the LOC124666579 gene encoding cytokinin dehydrogenase 2-like, with product MVAIHRAREMIIAVLFVLNCVLSTIRADPSAYGDHALAWRPVSSLPDELRDLGVRALIRDDADATARASADFGNMSVDVGVPAAVLYPSCLDDIAALLHASSTRPSPFPVSARGCGHSIRGQASAAGGVVVNMPSLGRLAGSSAARLSVSVDGRYIDAGGEQLWVDVLNASLAHGLTPRSWTDYLHLTVGGTLSNAGISGQAFRHGPQISNVQELDVITGLGEKVTCSKEKDRDLFDAVLGGLGQFGVITRARIPLVPAPARARWVRLLYTDAAALTKDQERLIDIDVEIGTGAVSGLMDYVEGSVLADQGLAGSWRSSFFSEADAARVAALAKEAGGVLYCLEGALYYGGAAGSSERDVDKKLDVLLRELRYERGFGFVQDVSYVGFLDRVRDGELKLRATGLWEVPHPWLNLFLPRSHVLDFAAGVFHGILRRGTTGASGPVLIYPMNRNRWDGEASVVFPEEEEVFYTVGILRSSVPASSDGGQLERLLEEQNEEIMRFCEDAGMACVQYLPYYAGRSGWEKKHFGPNKWARFVERKRKYDPKAILSRGQRIFTSPLA from the exons ATGGTTGCCATACACAGAGCGAGAGAGATGATCATAGCTGTTCTCTTCGTTCTCAACTGTGTCCTCAGTACCATACGAGCTGATCCATCAGCTTATGGTGATCATGCGCTCGCGTGGAGGCCGGTCTCCTCCCTCCCCGACGAGCTCCGCGACCTCGGCGTCCGCGCGTTGATCCGCGACGACGcagatgccaccgcgcgcgcgtccGCCGACTTCGGCAACATGTCAGTGGACGTGGGCGTGCCGGCGGCCGTGCTCTACCCGTCGTGCCTCGACGACATCGCCGCTCTGCTGCACGCGTCGAGCACTCGCCCCTCCCCGTTCCCGGTGTCCGCCCGTGGCTGCGGCCACTCGATCCGCGGCCAGGCATCCGCGGCCGGGGGCGTCGTAGTGAATATGCCGTCGCTCGGGCGCCTCGCCGGCAGCTCTGCTGCCCGCCTCTCCGTGTCTGTCGACGGCCGCTACATCGACGCCGGCGGCGAACAGCTGTGGGTGGACGTGCTGAATGCCTCCCTCGCGCACGGCCTCACTCCAAGGTCGTGGACCGACTACCTCCACCTCACCGTCGGCGGCACGCTCTCCAACGCCGGCATCAGCGGCCAGGCCTTCCGCCACGGCCCCCAGATATCCAACGTCCAAGAACTCGACGTCATCACCG GACTCGGCGAGAAGGTGACGTGCTCGAAGGAGAAGGACCGCGACCTGTTCGACGCCGTGCTGGGCGGGCTGGGGCAGTTCGGCGTCATAACGCGGGCGCGCATCCCGCTCgtgccggcgccggcgagggCTCGCTGGGTGCGGCTCTTGTACACGGACGCCGCGGCGCTCACCAAGGACCAGGAGCGGCTCATCGACATCGACGTCGAGATCGGCACCGGCGCTGTGTCCGGGCTCATGGACTACGTGGAAGGGTCGGTGCTCGCGGATCAGGGCCTCGCCGGGAGCTGGCGCTCGTCCTTCTTCTCGGAGGCCGACGCCGCACGCGTCGCTGCGCTCGCCAAGGAGGCAGGCGGCGTCCTGTACTGCCTCGAGGGAGCGCTGTACTACGGCGGCGCAGCCGGCAGCAGCGAGCGCGACGTTGATAAG AAGCTGGATGTGCTGCTGCGGGAGTTGCGGTATGAGCGGGGCTTCGGGTTCGTGCAGGACGTGTCGTACGTGGGGTTCCTGGACCGAGTGCGCGACGGTGAGctcaagctccgcgccaccggttTGTGGGAAGTGCCGCATCCCTGGCTCAACCTCTTCCTCCCGCGCTCTCACGTCCTCGACTTCGCCGCTGGCGTCTTCCACGGCATCCTCCGCCGAGGTACCACCGGCGCCTCGGGCCCCGTCCTCATCTACCCCATGAACCGTAACAGGTGGGACGGCGAGGCATCGGTGGTgttcccggaggaggaggaggtgttcTACACGGTGGGGATCCTGCGGTCGTCGGTGCCGGCGTCGTCGGACGGCGGCCAGCTGGAGAGGCTCCTGGAGGAGCAGAACGAGGAGATCATGCGATTCTGCGAGGATGCCGGGATGGCGTGTGTGCAGTACCTACCGTACTACGCCGGTCGGTCCGGCTGGGAGAAGAAGCACTTCGGACCAAACAAGTGGGCCAGGTTCGTGGAGAGGAAGCGCAAGTATGATCCCAAGGCGATCTTGTCCCGTGGACAGAGAATTTTCACATCCCCACTGGCTTGA